AAAGGATGTGGGAAGGCCATGACAACCAGGAGGTTGGCTTAGAAGCAGCCATCCTTTAAAGAAAGCGTAATAGCTCACTGGTCTAGATAAGCCGGCCTGCGCCGAAAATGTAACGGGGCTTAAGCCACCCACCGAAGCTGCGGATGCTTCCCTTCATTGGGAAGCGTGGTAGCGGAGCGTTCCGTAAGCCGTTGAAGGCGATGACCGTGAGGGTCGCTGGAGGTATCGGAAGTGAGAATGCTGACATGAGTAGCGATAAACAGTGTGAGAAACACTGTCGCCGAAAGTCCAAGGGTTCCTGCGCAAGGTTAATCCACGCAGGGTGAGCCGGCCCCTAAGGCGAGGCCGAGAGGCGTAGTCGATGGGAACCTGGTTAATATTCCAGGGCCTGCGGGTGTGTGACGGATCTGAAAGTCGGTATGCCCTTATCGGATTGGGTGTGCCGTGGACAGGTTCCAGGAAATAGCCCCCGCATATAGACCGTACCCGAAACCGACACAGGTGGACTGGTAGAGTATACCAAGGCGCTTGAGAGAATGGTGTTGAAGGAACTCGGCAAATTACCCTCGTAACTTCGGGATAAGAGGGCCCCGTTGGTGGGCAACCATTGGCGGGGGGCACAGACCAGGGGGTGGCGACTGTTTACCAAAAACACAGGGCTCTGCGAAGCCGTACAAGGCGACGTATAGGGTCTGACGCCTGCCCGGTGCCGGAAGGTTAAAAGGAGGGGTGCAAGCTCTGAATTGAAGCCCCGGTAAACGGCGGCCGTAACTATAACGGTCCTAAGGTAGCGAAATTCCTTGTCGGGTAAGTTCCGACCTGCACGAATGGCGTAACGACTTCCCCGCTGTCTCCAACACCAACTCAGCGAAATTGAATTCTCCGTGAAGATGCGGAGTACCCGCGGTTAGACGGAAAGACCCCGTGCACCTTTACTACAGCTTTACAGTGGTATTAGGGATTGCATGTGTAGGATAGGTGGGAGGCTTTGAAGCATGGGCGCCAGCTCGTGTGGAGCCTACCTTGAAATACCACCCTTGCGATCTCTGATATCTAACCACGCCCCCTGAAGCGGGGGCTGGGACCCTGTATGGCGGGTAGTTTGACTGGGGCGGTCGCCTCCCAAATGGTAACGGAGGCGCGCGATGGTTGGCTCAGAGCGGTCGGAAATCGCTCGTTGAGTGCAATGGCATAAGCCAGCCTGACTGCGAGACTGACAAGTCGAGCAGAGACGAAAGTCGGTCATAGTGATCCGGTGGTCCCGCGTGGAAGGGCCATCGCTCAACGGATAAAAGGTACGCCGGGGATAACAGGCTGATAACCCCCAAGAGTCCATATCGACGGGGTTGTTTGGCACCTCGATGTCGGCTCATCACATCCTGGGGCTGGAGCAGGTCCCAAGGGTTCGGCTGTTCGCCGATTAAAGTGGTACGTGAGCTGGGTTCAGAACGTCGTGAGACAGTTCGGTCCCTATCTGCCGTGGGTGTAGGAGTATTGAGAGGATCTGTCCCTAGTACGAGAGGACCGGGATGGACGCACCTCTGGTGTACCGGTTGTCGCGCCAGCGGCATCGCCGGGTAGCTAAGTGCGGAAGGGATAACCGCTGAAAGCATCTAAGCGGGAAACCCCCCTCAAAACCAGTGCTCCCTGAAGAGCCGTGCTAGACCAGCACGTCAATAGGTGGCATGTGGAAGCGCGGTAACGCGTGAAGCTAAGCCATACTAATCGCTCGTCCGGCTTGAAACACCGCCTCCCCCGCGCAGCGGCAAACCCGTTGCAGCGGAACACGAACAGAACTGAAGAACGCACGGGTTACACTAGAGCCAAGAGCTAAACACACCGCTGTCAGGTGCGCCTGATCGATCTGGTGGTCATAGCGGGGGCCAATACACCCGATCCCATCCCGAACTCGGCCGTGAAATCCCCCAGCGCCAATGGTACTGCGTCTTAAGACGTGGGAGAGTAGGTCGCCGCCAGGTCTATCAGTCGCACCTCACAGCAAAGCTTAGGCTCAGACCCTCAACACAATGTTCTCCACGCCAATAGCGCCTTAACGCGGGGTGGAGCAGCCCGGTAGCTCGTCAGGCTCATAACCTGAAGGCCGCAGGTTCAAATCCTGCCCCCGCAACCAATACAATGAAGCCCGCCTCTCCCAGTGAGAGGCGGGCTTCGTCGTTATGGGCTCCAGGCCAGAAGAGTGAGCCTGGGGAATGAGCAGGTTCAGCCCAGGGGCAGCCGGGCGGGGGCCCGGCGATAAAGCCCCGTAGGCCAGCGAAAGCTAAATCCTCCCGCCTCACCACGTGATGTTAAGGGGGCTTGTCATCCACCGCTGGAACACCAGCCTGAAGTTCCAGGGGATCTGGTCGACCAGGAGGTCCAGCGTGTGGCGCCGCACCACCAGCATCCAGCCCGCGTCGGTGGTGGAGGCCAGGTGGCCTGATCGCTGCAAAAAAGTTTCCCTCAGGCCCTCGGGCGAGGTGCTCTTGATGATGGTCCAGGCATCCAGGATGGCCTGGGTCATGTGCGCGCACATGTCCATCTCGGCCTCGGTCGGAATGATGAAGGGCTCCACGGGTGTCGAGGGCGCCAGGCCGCACAGCACCTTGTTCAGCGCCAGGTCGACGTCGGGGCGGTCACAGCGCAGATCGACCACGTATTGCAGCAGGTGCACGGCGCGCGACGCCGCCGCGCCCTCGATGCGGGGAACGCCGTCGGGGCCTTCGCTCAACAGGTCCAGCCTTGAGAAGAAAAGCGGCAGGAAGGGCCCCACCAGGACAAGGCCGGCGTTATCGACCGACAGCGTCTCACCCATGGACATCGTTTCCCTGCTTGCGGGCCGGATCGGGCCTCGGCCCTCACCAGCGATACGACATGTGTTTCATATTGGGGCCCGAAGCCGCAAGTCGGGATGGTTGCATTCCGGGAACTGATTTCCGTTTGGCCCGGTGACCGGGGCCCGAAAGGCCAAAGCCCCCGCAGTGAACGCTGCGGGGGCTTTGCCGTCCTGGTCGTAATGCGGCGGGCGTCGGTTCAGGGGCTGATGATCACCTTCAGGGCGTGGCTGTCCGCCGCGTGGCCGAAGGTCTCATAGGCCGACAGGACATCGTCCAGGGTGAAGCGGTGGGTGATCAGCACGGTGGGGTCCAGCTTGCGCGACTGCACCGTCTTCAGCAGCATGGGCGTGCTGACGGTGTCCACCAACCGGGTGGTGATGGCGATGTTCTGGGCCCACAGCCGGTCCAGGTGCAGGTCGGCCTTGTGCCCGTGCACGCCGACATTGGCGATAACGCCGCCCGGCGCCACCAGATCCTGGCACAGCTCGAACGTGGCGGGGATGCCCACCGCCTCGATCACCGTGTCGGCGCCGATGCCGTCGGTCCAGCCCTTCACCGTTTCCACCGCGTTGTCCTTGGCGCTGTTCACCGTGCGGGTGGCGCCGAAGCGGCGGGCGACTTCCAGCCGGTTGTCGTCGAGGTCGATCATGATGATTTCGGCCGGGCTATAGAACTGGGCCGTCAGCAAGGCCGCCAGGCCGATGGGGCCGGAACCGACGATGGCGACCGTGGCGCCCGGCGCCACCTTGCCGTTCAGCACCCCGCATTCGAAGCCGGTGGGCAGGATGTCGCTCAGCATGGCCAGCGCCTCCTCATCCGCCCCGTCGGGGATGGGGTAGAGGCTGGTGGCGGCGTGGGGGATGCGGACATATTCCGCCTGGGTGCCGTCGATGGTGTTGCCCAGGATCCAGCCACCGGTGCGGCAGTGGGAATACATGCCCCGGCGGCAGTAGTCGCAGGTACCGCAGGCGGTGATGCAGGAGATCAGCACGCGGTCGCCCGGCTTGAACGTGGTGACGCCCGGTCCCACCGCGTCGATCACGCCCACGCCCTCGTGCCCCAGGATGCGGCCGGGCGCGCAGGTGGCCACATCGCCCTTCAGGATGTGCAGGTCGGTGCCGCAGATGGTGGTCTTGGTGATGCGGACGATGGCGTCACCGGGATCCGTGATTTCCGGCTTCGGCCGCTGTTCCAACGCCTTGCGGCCCGGACCCTGATAGACAAGCGCCTTCATGGTGGTTCTCCCGATGATTGTTAGG
The Azospirillaceae bacterium DNA segment above includes these coding regions:
- a CDS encoding contractile injection system tape measure protein — translated: MGETLSVDNAGLVLVGPFLPLFFSRLDLLSEGPDGVPRIEGAAASRAVHLLQYVVDLRCDRPDVDLALNKVLCGLAPSTPVEPFIIPTEAEMDMCAHMTQAILDAWTIIKSTSPEGLRETFLQRSGHLASTTDAGWMLVVRRHTLDLLVDQIPWNFRLVFQRWMTSPLNITW
- a CDS encoding zinc-dependent alcohol dehydrogenase family protein; translated protein: MKALVYQGPGRKALEQRPKPEITDPGDAIVRITKTTICGTDLHILKGDVATCAPGRILGHEGVGVIDAVGPGVTTFKPGDRVLISCITACGTCDYCRRGMYSHCRTGGWILGNTIDGTQAEYVRIPHAATSLYPIPDGADEEALAMLSDILPTGFECGVLNGKVAPGATVAIVGSGPIGLAALLTAQFYSPAEIIMIDLDDNRLEVARRFGATRTVNSAKDNAVETVKGWTDGIGADTVIEAVGIPATFELCQDLVAPGGVIANVGVHGHKADLHLDRLWAQNIAITTRLVDTVSTPMLLKTVQSRKLDPTVLITHRFTLDDVLSAYETFGHAADSHALKVIISP